A window from Malania oleifera isolate guangnan ecotype guangnan chromosome 7, ASM2987363v1, whole genome shotgun sequence encodes these proteins:
- the LOC131159895 gene encoding uncharacterized protein LOC131159895 isoform X1 — MVSREQKRAALYEKLQLLRSVTNSTAVNKTSIIVDASRYIEDLKQRVERLNQDIGTSHISSGQNPLPVQVTVETVEQGFLINVFSEKNSPGLLVSILEAFEELGLDVVDARVSCTESFHLEAVGGENQGHADCMDAQVVKQAVLHAIWNCSENSDQQD, encoded by the exons ATGGTGTCAAGAGAGCAGAAAAGAGCAGCTCTATATGAAAAGTTGCAGCTACTTCGTTCTGTCACAAACTCTACAGCT GTAAACAAAACCTCAATAATAGTGGATGCATCCAGATACATAGAGGACTTGAAGCAAAGAGTAGAGAGACTCAACCAAGACATAGGAACTTCACATATTTCAAGTGGACAGAATCCATTACCTGTG CAAGTTACAGTGGAGACAGTGGAGCAGGGTTTCCTTATTAATGTGTTCTCAGAAAAGAATTCCCCCGGCTTGCTCGTGTCCATACTGGAAGCCTTTGAGGAGCTGGGCCTTGATGTGGTTGATGCAAGAGTTTCTTGCACAGAGAGTTTCCATCTAGAAGCCGTTGGGGGAGAG AATCAAGGGCATGCTGATTGCATGGATGCTCAAGTGGTGAAACAAGCAGTGCTGCACGCTATCTGGAACTGCAGTGAAAATAGTGACCAGCAAGACTGA
- the LOC131159895 gene encoding uncharacterized protein LOC131159895 isoform X2, protein MVSREQKRAALYEKLQLLRSVTNSTAVNKTSIIVDASRYIEDLKQRVERLNQDIGTSHISSGQNPLPQVTVETVEQGFLINVFSEKNSPGLLVSILEAFEELGLDVVDARVSCTESFHLEAVGGENQGHADCMDAQVVKQAVLHAIWNCSENSDQQD, encoded by the exons ATGGTGTCAAGAGAGCAGAAAAGAGCAGCTCTATATGAAAAGTTGCAGCTACTTCGTTCTGTCACAAACTCTACAGCT GTAAACAAAACCTCAATAATAGTGGATGCATCCAGATACATAGAGGACTTGAAGCAAAGAGTAGAGAGACTCAACCAAGACATAGGAACTTCACATATTTCAAGTGGACAGAATCCATTACCT CAAGTTACAGTGGAGACAGTGGAGCAGGGTTTCCTTATTAATGTGTTCTCAGAAAAGAATTCCCCCGGCTTGCTCGTGTCCATACTGGAAGCCTTTGAGGAGCTGGGCCTTGATGTGGTTGATGCAAGAGTTTCTTGCACAGAGAGTTTCCATCTAGAAGCCGTTGGGGGAGAG AATCAAGGGCATGCTGATTGCATGGATGCTCAAGTGGTGAAACAAGCAGTGCTGCACGCTATCTGGAACTGCAGTGAAAATAGTGACCAGCAAGACTGA